A region from the Variovorax sp. RKNM96 genome encodes:
- a CDS encoding patatin-like phospholipase family protein, with the protein MTTIPKKKPRAASSSQPLNPFASRREDMRQARKALVLQGGGALGAYQAGVYAALSETELQPHWIAGVSIGAINAALIAGNAPEHRVDRLREFWHLVSSGPSQRLPSWFGDRATQNQYSAAMASLVGIPGFFEPRYSPALLMGGAAPLLSYYDTSPLKATLERLIDFDRINACEARFSVGAVNVRTGNSVYFDNTRQRIGPEHIMASGALPPGFAPVHIDGDDYWDGGIVSNTPLQYVLDLHPRNEPLVVLQVDLFNARGEMPRTMAGVMERQKDITYSSRTRMNTDALAANMNLQQAIADLITKLPATLRKDPSVLAVQSQLTHEPIDIFHLIYRDKPYELESKDYEFSRAAVEEHWESGARDMRVTLAHPETLRADATVNGVTTFDLGDHGSGRVKRPGLSR; encoded by the coding sequence ATGACGACGATCCCCAAGAAGAAACCCCGTGCGGCATCCTCCTCCCAACCCCTCAATCCTTTCGCGTCACGCCGCGAAGACATGCGCCAGGCCCGCAAGGCCCTGGTGCTGCAGGGCGGCGGCGCGCTCGGCGCCTACCAGGCGGGCGTGTATGCCGCGCTCAGCGAGACCGAGCTGCAGCCGCACTGGATCGCCGGCGTCTCCATCGGCGCCATCAATGCAGCGCTGATCGCGGGCAACGCGCCCGAGCACCGGGTCGACAGGCTGCGCGAGTTCTGGCACCTCGTGTCTTCGGGGCCTTCGCAGCGCCTGCCGTCGTGGTTCGGCGACCGGGCCACGCAGAACCAGTACAGCGCGGCGATGGCATCGCTGGTCGGCATTCCGGGATTCTTCGAGCCGCGCTATTCGCCGGCCCTGCTGATGGGCGGTGCGGCGCCGCTCCTGAGCTACTACGACACCTCGCCGCTCAAGGCCACGCTCGAGCGCCTCATCGACTTCGACCGCATCAACGCCTGCGAAGCCCGCTTCAGCGTGGGCGCGGTCAACGTGCGCACCGGCAACTCGGTGTACTTCGACAACACGCGCCAGCGCATCGGCCCCGAGCACATCATGGCCAGCGGCGCATTGCCGCCGGGCTTTGCGCCGGTGCACATCGATGGCGACGACTACTGGGATGGCGGCATCGTCTCGAACACGCCGCTGCAGTACGTGCTCGACCTCCATCCGCGCAACGAGCCCCTGGTGGTGCTGCAGGTGGACCTCTTCAATGCGCGCGGCGAGATGCCGCGCACCATGGCGGGCGTGATGGAGCGGCAGAAGGACATCACCTATTCGAGCCGCACCCGCATGAACACCGACGCGCTCGCCGCGAACATGAACCTGCAGCAGGCCATTGCCGACCTGATCACCAAGCTGCCGGCCACCCTGCGCAAGGACCCGAGCGTGCTCGCGGTGCAGTCGCAGCTCACGCACGAGCCCATCGACATCTTTCACCTGATCTACCGCGACAAGCCCTACGAGCTCGAGTCGAAGGACTACGAGTTCTCGCGCGCTGCAGTCGAGGAGCATTGGGAATCGGGCGCGCGCGACATGCGCGTGACGCTCGCGCATCCCGAGACCCTGCGCGCCGATGCCACGGTGAACGGCGTGACCACCTTCGACCTGGGCGATCACGGCTCGGGCCGGGTCAAGCGACCGGGCCTCTCGCGCTGA
- a CDS encoding acetoacetate decarboxylase codes for MNIEDVRRQAFAMPLTSPAFPPGPYRFVRREFLIVTYRTDMDALRAVVPEPLEVVEPLVKYEFIRMPDSTGFGDYTESGQVIPVQLRTAKGVEQGAYVHAMYLNDHPPIAGGRELWGFPKKLASPVLDYETDVIVGTLDYGKVRVAKATMGFKHRALDPAPILAGIAQPNFLLKIIPHVDGTARICELVRYHMVDVTLHGAWTAPASLELHPHALAPVADLPVLKVESAVHYIADMTLALGTVEHDYLA; via the coding sequence GTGAACATTGAAGATGTACGGCGACAGGCATTCGCAATGCCGCTCACCAGCCCCGCCTTTCCGCCCGGACCGTATCGGTTCGTGCGCCGCGAATTTCTCATCGTCACCTACCGCACCGACATGGATGCATTGCGCGCCGTGGTGCCCGAGCCGCTCGAAGTGGTCGAGCCGCTGGTGAAGTACGAATTCATCCGCATGCCCGACTCCACCGGCTTCGGCGACTACACCGAGTCGGGCCAGGTCATTCCGGTGCAGCTGCGCACCGCCAAGGGCGTGGAGCAGGGCGCGTACGTGCATGCGATGTACCTGAACGACCATCCGCCGATTGCCGGCGGCCGCGAGCTCTGGGGCTTTCCGAAGAAGCTCGCCTCGCCGGTGCTCGACTACGAGACCGACGTGATCGTCGGCACGCTGGACTACGGCAAGGTGCGCGTGGCCAAGGCCACCATGGGCTTCAAGCACCGCGCGCTCGACCCCGCGCCGATCCTTGCGGGCATCGCGCAGCCGAACTTCCTGCTCAAGATCATTCCGCACGTCGACGGCACGGCCCGCATCTGCGAGCTGGTGCGCTATCACATGGTCGATGTCACGCTGCACGGCGCGTGGACCGCGCCGGCATCGCTCGAACTGCATCCGCATGCGCTGGCACCGGTGGCCGATTTGCCGGTGCTGAAGGTCGAATCGGCGGTGCACTACATCGCGGACATGACGCTCGCACTGGGCACGGTCGAGCACGACTATCTCGCCTGA
- a CDS encoding DUF924 family protein, producing MTSQALPAAREVVGFWREAGPSRWFAKSDAFDTEFLSRFLAAHQAAARGELDHWTDDAEGTLALLVLLDQLPRNAWRNNPHMLATDGLALAVAKKAIDAGFDRQFETALRAFFYLPFMHSEVLAEQERSVELNAALDANTQRYAVLHRDIVARFGRFPHRNRMLGRSTTPEEQKFLDEGGFAG from the coding sequence ATGACCTCCCAAGCACTCCCCGCCGCCCGCGAAGTGGTCGGTTTCTGGCGCGAAGCCGGCCCATCGCGCTGGTTCGCCAAGAGCGACGCATTCGACACCGAATTTCTCTCGCGCTTCCTGGCCGCGCACCAGGCCGCTGCCCGTGGCGAACTCGATCACTGGACCGACGATGCCGAGGGCACGCTGGCCCTTCTTGTGTTGCTCGACCAGTTGCCACGCAATGCCTGGCGCAACAATCCGCACATGCTCGCCACCGACGGCCTCGCGCTGGCCGTGGCGAAGAAGGCGATCGACGCGGGCTTCGACCGGCAGTTCGAAACAGCACTGCGTGCGTTCTTCTACCTGCCCTTCATGCACTCCGAAGTGCTCGCCGAGCAGGAGCGCTCGGTCGAACTCAATGCGGCGCTCGATGCCAACACCCAGCGCTACGCCGTGCTGCACCGGGACATCGTCGCGCGCTTCGGCCGCTTTCCGCACCGCAACCGGATGCTGGGGCGCAGCACCACTCCGGAAGAACAGAAGTTTCTCGACGAAGGCGGCTTCGCCGGTTGA
- a CDS encoding CHRD domain-containing protein codes for MTKYGTFLRAALITGVASAALVGCGMMSKSNTASFSGAMNAASEVPPNMTRGSGMAEAWLNRDTNVLKYKITYTGLSGPATAAHFHGPAAAGANAGVVLPFANAASPIEGQATLTPAQAADLVAGKWYANIHTAANPGGEIRGQMLPKM; via the coding sequence ATGACCAAATACGGCACCTTTTTGCGCGCAGCCCTCATTACCGGTGTGGCCAGTGCGGCCCTGGTCGGCTGCGGGATGATGTCCAAGTCGAACACCGCCAGCTTCAGCGGCGCGATGAACGCGGCCAGCGAAGTCCCGCCCAACATGACGCGTGGCAGCGGCATGGCCGAAGCCTGGCTCAACCGGGACACCAACGTCCTCAAGTACAAGATCACCTACACGGGCCTCAGCGGCCCGGCCACCGCGGCGCATTTCCACGGTCCTGCCGCGGCTGGTGCGAATGCCGGCGTGGTGCTGCCGTTCGCCAACGCGGCCAGCCCGATCGAAGGCCAGGCCACGCTCACGCCGGCCCAGGCGGCCGACCTCGTGGCGGGCAAGTGGTACGCCAACATCCACACCGCGGCCAACCCGGGCGGCGAGATCCGCGGGCAGATGCTGCCGAAGATGTGA
- a CDS encoding 3-hydroxybutyrate dehydrogenase: MQLKDKVAYITGSASGIGKEIAILFAQEGAKIIIADLNKEAADATAAELKATGAEAIGVAVDVTNEDQVNASVEEGAKAFGGIDILISNAGIQIVHPVEEFSFADWKKMLAIHLDGAFLTTKACLKHMYAQGRGGSVIYMGSVHSKEASLLKAPYVTAKHGLIGLAKTVAKEGAKHGVRANVICPGFVRTPLVEKQIPEQAKTLGISEEEVIKNVMLKETVDGEFTTTEDVARVALLFAGFPTNALTGQSLVVSHGWFMQ; this comes from the coding sequence ATGCAACTCAAGGACAAGGTCGCCTACATCACCGGCTCGGCCAGCGGCATCGGCAAGGAAATCGCCATCCTCTTCGCACAGGAAGGTGCCAAGATCATCATTGCCGACCTCAACAAGGAAGCGGCCGACGCGACAGCGGCAGAACTCAAGGCCACGGGCGCCGAAGCCATCGGCGTGGCGGTGGACGTGACCAACGAAGACCAGGTCAACGCCTCGGTCGAGGAGGGCGCGAAGGCCTTCGGCGGCATCGACATCCTGATCAGCAACGCCGGCATCCAGATCGTGCATCCGGTCGAGGAATTCAGCTTTGCCGACTGGAAGAAGATGCTGGCCATTCACCTCGACGGCGCGTTCCTCACCACCAAGGCGTGCCTGAAGCACATGTACGCGCAGGGCCGCGGCGGAAGCGTGATCTACATGGGCTCGGTGCACTCCAAGGAAGCATCGCTGCTGAAGGCGCCTTACGTCACGGCCAAGCACGGCCTGATCGGCCTCGCGAAGACAGTCGCGAAGGAAGGCGCCAAGCACGGCGTGCGCGCCAACGTGATCTGCCCGGGGTTCGTGCGCACGCCGCTGGTCGAGAAGCAGATTCCCGAGCAGGCCAAGACGCTCGGCATCAGCGAAGAGGAAGTCATCAAGAACGTGATGCTCAAGGAAACGGTCGATGGCGAATTCACCACGACCGAAGACGTGGCGCGCGTGGCACTGCTGTTCGCGGGCTTCCCGACCAACGCGCTCACCGGCCAGTCGCTCGTCGTGAGCCACGGCTGGTTCATGCAGTAG
- a CDS encoding bifunctional helix-turn-helix transcriptional regulator/GNAT family N-acetyltransferase: MATMSTSAPTIDVAAVKAIRQFNRFYTRQIGALDPYLGSDMSLTDVRVLYELAHRETAVASEIGRDLGLDAGYMSRILRRFESEGWLTREPHARDARQSVLRLTEAGHAAFAPLQQKSRDEAAALLAPLPPAQRDRLVQAMGTMQSLLDPTAAPARPQAAVLRDPAPGDIGWVVQQHGEIYAREYGWDSSFEALVAQIAGEFLLKFQPEWERCWIAELNGERMGSIFVVRKSASVAQLRLLILSPAARGLGLGGKLVDECIAFARRKGYKKMVLWTHSCLTAARGIYAKRGFQLTASEPHESFGHKLVAETWELKL; encoded by the coding sequence ATGGCAACCATGTCCACCTCCGCACCCACCATCGACGTCGCCGCCGTCAAGGCGATCCGGCAGTTCAACCGCTTCTACACGCGCCAGATCGGCGCCCTCGATCCGTACCTCGGCAGCGACATGTCGCTGACCGACGTGCGCGTCCTGTACGAGCTGGCGCACCGCGAAACGGCGGTCGCCAGCGAGATCGGCCGCGACCTCGGGCTCGACGCCGGCTACATGAGCCGCATCCTGCGGCGCTTCGAATCCGAAGGCTGGCTCACACGCGAGCCCCATGCGCGAGATGCCCGGCAAAGCGTGCTGCGCCTGACCGAGGCCGGCCATGCCGCATTCGCGCCGCTGCAACAGAAATCGCGCGACGAGGCGGCCGCGCTGCTCGCGCCGCTCCCCCCGGCCCAGCGCGACCGGCTGGTGCAGGCGATGGGCACGATGCAATCCCTGCTCGACCCCACAGCCGCGCCCGCCAGGCCCCAGGCCGCGGTCCTGCGCGACCCGGCACCCGGCGACATCGGCTGGGTCGTGCAGCAGCACGGCGAGATCTATGCGCGCGAGTACGGCTGGGACAGCAGCTTCGAGGCGCTGGTGGCGCAGATCGCGGGAGAGTTTTTGCTCAAGTTCCAGCCCGAGTGGGAGCGCTGCTGGATCGCCGAACTCAACGGCGAGCGCATGGGCTCGATCTTCGTGGTGCGCAAGTCGGCCAGCGTGGCGCAGCTGCGCCTGTTGATCCTGTCACCGGCCGCGCGCGGGCTGGGCCTGGGCGGCAAGCTGGTCGATGAATGCATCGCCTTTGCGCGCCGCAAGGGCTACAAGAAAATGGTGCTGTGGACCCACAGCTGCCTCACCGCCGCGCGCGGCATCTATGCCAAGCGCGGCTTCCAGCTCACCGCGTCGGAGCCGCACGAGAGCTTCGGCCACAAGCTCGTGGCCGAGACGTGGGAGCTGAAGCTGTAA